In Treponema vincentii, a single window of DNA contains:
- a CDS encoding outer membrane lipoprotein-sorting protein has translation MVLIPLLAAGIAGVLAAEDGKSVVQKSLDVPRPRFTHSAVKMELIDSNNSVDERMIEEWAKDPGDKTGAALIIFRQPASVKDTRFLQIVNKDRANDKWIYMPALRTTRRIASADGAKSFMGTDASYDDLETRKIDEDTHELLGTETVGPYTCYKVESTPVNVKSSQYLKRISYIDQETSIPVKIEMYDKKGALLKVLEIEKIEKQGDYRIPMQGKMTNVQTKHTTRITILKLELDKPINDKMFTQNFLNTGKL, from the coding sequence ATGGTGTTGATACCGTTGCTCGCTGCCGGTATTGCTGGGGTGCTTGCTGCCGAAGACGGCAAAAGTGTCGTACAAAAGTCGCTCGATGTGCCGCGCCCGCGGTTTACCCATAGCGCCGTAAAAATGGAATTGATCGATTCAAATAATTCCGTCGACGAACGTATGATCGAAGAATGGGCAAAGGATCCCGGAGACAAAACCGGCGCGGCGCTGATTATATTCCGACAGCCTGCTTCGGTAAAGGATACGCGCTTTTTGCAAATTGTGAATAAAGACCGTGCCAACGACAAGTGGATCTATATGCCTGCGCTGCGCACTACCCGCCGTATCGCTTCTGCTGACGGAGCAAAGTCCTTTATGGGCACCGATGCTAGTTATGACGATCTGGAAACGCGCAAAATCGACGAAGATACGCACGAACTGCTTGGAACCGAAACGGTCGGCCCGTATACCTGTTATAAAGTTGAATCAACACCGGTTAATGTAAAGTCAAGCCAGTACCTTAAACGGATTTCATACATCGATCAAGAAACATCCATACCGGTTAAAATCGAAATGTACGATAAAAAAGGCGCACTGCTGAAAGTCTTGGAGATCGAGAAGATCGAAAAACAGGGAGACTATCGGATTCCTATGCAGGGGAAAATGACAAACGTACAGACGAAACATACCACCCGCATCACCATCCTCAAGCTCGAACTGGACAAACCGATCAACGATAAAATGTTTACGCAGAATTTCTTAAACACGGGGAAACTGTAA
- the flgK gene encoding flagellar hook-associated protein FlgK, whose product MSTFASIELGKRSFFAHQQSIQTAGHNISNSSTEGYTRQRVQLDSYEPLYRPDLSRAETPGQIGQGVAVSSITRLRDELLDQRIVAQTDKQGYWETRDSYIYMLEQLYNEPEDTSVRTRLDQFWDSWQELSVYPESTAARSAVATRAKTLTDAVHHQYRGLQGIRDMINGDIEARVKQVNSFTRQIAALNEEIVKVKAMGDNPNDLMDKRDVLTEKLADLISISVEKVDADESYIIYSDGMELVQGRTFRTFGLKSGTANEGYANVVWEDSGNLAHFGGGRLAALIELRDGDVRDEINKLDTMAMNFVDLVNDIHRNAMGLNGKTGIDFFKEQYFINNTVGNFDRNGDGEYDSSYIFRLTGAYSLDPREQIGLEGTITLSAGTGTVQVPYASTDMVADLVDRINRSGAEVVAYLDQNNKLVLKGTAAQDTENPDFVIRHVEDSGRFLAGYAGVLTGSGAENAYDWQQPDAVNVLSQEGAQYAVSPIAHPSGWMEINPVVVSDLQNIAAGYPSPEGIPYPGDNRAAVAIAKIRNTPVMVGNTRTFDEFFAEAVTDMGLKGEQSELALNTQTAIGKELRDMRDSISGVNIDEELADIIKFQHGYNATARFVATVNEMLDTIINRMGV is encoded by the coding sequence ATGTCTACATTTGCTTCGATTGAATTGGGAAAACGCAGTTTTTTTGCACACCAGCAGTCTATTCAAACAGCCGGTCATAACATATCGAACTCATCCACGGAAGGATATACCCGTCAGCGTGTTCAGCTTGATTCTTACGAGCCGCTGTACCGTCCCGATCTTTCACGGGCGGAAACTCCCGGACAAATCGGACAGGGTGTTGCTGTCAGCTCCATTACCCGCCTGCGCGACGAGTTATTGGATCAGCGGATTGTCGCCCAAACCGATAAGCAGGGATACTGGGAGACACGCGATTCCTACATCTATATGCTGGAACAGCTGTATAACGAGCCGGAGGATACTTCCGTACGGACACGGCTCGATCAATTTTGGGATTCATGGCAGGAGCTGTCAGTCTATCCCGAATCGACGGCGGCGCGCAGTGCGGTTGCAACCCGCGCAAAAACGCTGACCGATGCCGTGCACCACCAGTATCGGGGATTGCAGGGCATCCGCGATATGATCAACGGCGACATTGAAGCGCGGGTTAAGCAGGTAAACTCCTTTACCCGGCAGATTGCGGCGCTCAATGAAGAAATCGTAAAAGTCAAAGCGATGGGCGATAATCCCAACGACTTGATGGATAAGCGCGATGTTTTAACCGAAAAACTTGCCGACCTTATCTCCATCTCTGTAGAGAAGGTAGATGCCGACGAATCCTATATCATTTATTCGGATGGTATGGAGTTGGTACAGGGGCGAACATTCCGTACTTTCGGGCTTAAAAGCGGTACCGCAAACGAAGGGTATGCCAATGTCGTATGGGAAGACTCCGGCAATCTTGCACACTTCGGCGGCGGCAGGCTGGCTGCTCTTATCGAACTGCGCGACGGAGATGTCCGCGACGAAATCAATAAACTCGATACAATGGCGATGAACTTTGTCGACCTGGTTAACGACATTCATCGCAATGCAATGGGCTTAAACGGAAAAACCGGTATTGATTTTTTCAAAGAACAATATTTTATCAACAATACGGTCGGTAATTTCGACCGGAACGGCGACGGTGAATATGATTCTTCATATATCTTCCGTTTGACCGGCGCATATAGTCTTGATCCGCGCGAACAAATCGGATTGGAAGGGACGATCACCCTTTCCGCAGGAACGGGAACGGTTCAAGTACCCTACGCTTCCACCGATATGGTCGCCGACCTTGTAGACCGCATCAATCGTTCCGGGGCAGAAGTCGTCGCGTATCTCGACCAAAACAACAAACTCGTGCTCAAGGGGACGGCGGCGCAGGATACCGAAAATCCCGACTTTGTTATCAGACACGTTGAAGATTCAGGACGCTTTTTAGCGGGATACGCCGGTGTGCTTACCGGCAGCGGTGCAGAAAACGCCTACGACTGGCAGCAGCCCGATGCGGTGAACGTACTGTCGCAGGAAGGCGCACAGTATGCCGTTTCCCCCATTGCGCACCCCTCCGGCTGGATGGAAATCAATCCGGTTGTGGTAAGCGATTTACAGAATATCGCCGCCGGTTACCCCAGTCCTGAAGGTATCCCCTACCCCGGAGACAACCGCGCTGCCGTCGCGATCGCGAAGATACGGAATACGCCGGTTATGGTCGGCAACACTCGCACCTTCGATGAATTCTTCGCCGAAGCTGTTACCGATATGGGCTTAAAGGGTGAACAGTCCGAGCTTGCGTTGAATACGCAAACCGCTATCGGCAAGGAACTCCGTGATATGCGCGACTCGATTTCCGGTGTCAACATCGACGAAGAATTGGCGGATATTATTAAATTCCAGCACGGCTACAATGCGACTGCTCGTTTTGTCGCTACCGTCAACGAGATGCTCGATACCATTATCAACAGAATGGGTGTCTAA
- a CDS encoding flagellar hook-associated protein 3, with translation MQRISSNMQHSDSSYSVRRQESRLHKVNSQLSTQRRIQQLRDDPVAAGHSVRYKSLLARLDRFEKNAKTLNDQYKVAEAPMQSALNIMQRLRELSVAGATGTYTASDLKKMAPEVDELLYELVQTANSFSADGTRLFAGTKSFTEPFEIVMGDIDGAGSAVITNVRYNGSIDTKQVESDELSFMEANQAGNRIFWAERQTLFSATDARNFIVQQDSAIEVDGVTIPLIAGDNVYAIMSKINSSGAAVKASLDPVTNGMNIETTDARQLWLRDTGEGNVLASLGIVKPQQRPPYNLADSVRVSGGSLFDAVIAMRNAMYAGDHESLGGKVLGSVDGAIDNLAARLAENGSRYERAEAALARLNMQIPNVTGAESREADLDLTQAISDLKMYEYTHQASLSTVGNLYKNTLLNYLR, from the coding sequence ATGCAACGGATTAGTTCAAATATGCAGCATTCGGATAGCAGCTATTCGGTGCGGAGGCAGGAAAGTAGGCTGCACAAGGTAAACAGTCAACTCAGTACTCAGCGGCGTATTCAGCAGCTTCGTGATGATCCTGTTGCGGCTGGACACTCGGTACGCTATAAATCGCTTCTGGCACGGCTTGACCGCTTTGAAAAAAATGCCAAGACGCTCAACGACCAATATAAGGTTGCGGAGGCGCCGATGCAGAGTGCGCTCAATATTATGCAGCGGCTCCGCGAACTTTCCGTAGCGGGTGCAACCGGTACCTATACTGCTTCGGATCTTAAAAAGATGGCGCCGGAAGTAGATGAGCTGTTATACGAGCTTGTTCAAACAGCGAACAGTTTTAGCGCGGACGGCACCCGTCTCTTTGCCGGTACGAAAAGTTTTACCGAACCTTTTGAGATTGTGATGGGCGATATCGATGGCGCCGGTTCCGCCGTTATTACCAATGTACGGTACAACGGTTCCATCGACACTAAACAGGTGGAAAGCGATGAGCTTTCGTTTATGGAGGCAAATCAGGCAGGGAACCGTATCTTCTGGGCGGAACGGCAAACGCTCTTTTCTGCAACCGATGCACGGAACTTTATCGTACAGCAGGACAGTGCCATCGAGGTAGACGGCGTTACTATCCCGCTCATCGCAGGCGATAACGTCTATGCAATTATGTCTAAGATCAACAGCTCAGGCGCAGCGGTTAAGGCTTCGCTCGACCCTGTTACCAACGGTATGAATATCGAAACCACCGATGCACGGCAGCTCTGGCTGCGCGATACCGGAGAGGGAAACGTACTTGCCTCGCTCGGCATTGTGAAACCTCAGCAGCGGCCGCCGTACAACCTTGCCGATTCGGTGCGCGTTTCCGGCGGTTCGCTTTTTGATGCGGTAATCGCGATGCGTAATGCGATGTATGCAGGCGACCATGAATCGCTCGGCGGCAAAGTACTCGGCAGTGTGGACGGGGCTATCGACAACCTCGCAGCGCGGCTTGCGGAAAACGGTTCCCGCTATGAACGCGCGGAAGCGGCGCTCGCCCGTTTGAATATGCAGATACCGAACGTAACGGGAGCGGAATCCCGCGAAGCCGATTTGGATTTGACACAAGCGATTTCCGATCTTAAAATGTATGAGTATACTCATCAAGCATCGTTAAGCACGGTCGGCAATTTATATAAAAACACGCTGCTCAATTATTTAAGATAA
- the fliW gene encoding flagellar assembly protein FliW: MEIKTKALGTVQIEEDQIITLSEGFYGFKKYHRFALLDAKQKPFIWIQSLDDAELAFIAIDPFIFRPDYELDIDDSLLEPLGIESPSDVLVFALVTVPSDGSAITANLQGPLIINKKNKKAMQLVIGGEKWKTKHDIVAEMKRGGSSC; encoded by the coding sequence ATGGAAATAAAAACGAAGGCGTTGGGTACGGTTCAGATTGAAGAAGATCAGATCATCACCCTGTCTGAAGGTTTTTACGGATTTAAAAAATATCATCGCTTTGCCTTGCTCGATGCAAAGCAAAAGCCGTTTATATGGATTCAGTCGCTTGACGATGCAGAGCTTGCGTTTATCGCCATCGATCCTTTTATCTTCCGGCCTGACTATGAACTGGATATCGATGACAGTTTGCTTGAGCCGCTCGGTATTGAGTCTCCGTCAGATGTCCTGGTGTTCGCATTGGTTACCGTTCCGTCAGACGGCTCGGCAATTACGGCAAATTTGCAAGGGCCGCTCATTATCAATAAAAAGAATAAAAAGGCAATGCAGCTGGTCATCGGCGGGGAAAAATGGAAGACTAAGCATGATATCGTCGCTGAAATGAAACGCGGAGGTTCGTCATGTTAA
- the csrA gene encoding carbon storage regulator CsrA → MLILSRKTNQKIRVGDSIEITVIEVRGDQVKIGVEAPRSVKVFREEIYDEIQRENKAALATGNIDSLAQLGLK, encoded by the coding sequence ATGTTAATCCTTTCCCGAAAGACAAACCAAAAAATCCGCGTCGGCGATTCAATTGAAATTACCGTTATTGAAGTTCGGGGCGATCAGGTTAAAATCGGCGTTGAAGCCCCCCGCTCCGTCAAGGTATTCCGCGAAGAAATTTACGACGAAATTCAGCGCGAAAATAAAGCGGCACTCGCGACCGGCAATATCGATTCGCTCGCTCAACTGGGGTTGAAGTAA
- the flgF gene encoding flagellar basal-body rod protein FlgF codes for MIRGWYTAASGMNAQQKQLDVIAQNLANADTTSYKRDVATHKNFPELLIRRLNDDGVVKNPFGSSDIAPIIGKLGLGVELNEIFTEFEQGSLKQTNAASDLALEGKGFFCVETPYGERYTRNGNFTVGVEGYLMTKEGYPVLGENGRIFLQDKEYKVNQNGEVYARPMTEPDSDATLTDRLKIVTFENDRYLKKRGSSFYLDTPVSGTAIAAEGGDRPVVVQGFVEASNIKVVNEMVRMIEVNRAYEANQKTIQSEDTMMSKLWNEVAKVK; via the coding sequence ATGATTAGAGGTTGGTACACTGCGGCAAGCGGTATGAACGCTCAGCAAAAACAGTTGGACGTTATCGCTCAGAATTTAGCAAATGCCGATACGACAAGCTATAAACGGGACGTTGCGACTCATAAAAATTTTCCCGAATTGCTGATACGGCGCTTAAATGATGACGGCGTTGTTAAAAATCCCTTTGGTTCGTCAGACATTGCGCCCATTATCGGAAAACTCGGCCTTGGGGTGGAGCTGAATGAAATCTTTACCGAGTTTGAGCAGGGTTCCTTAAAGCAGACCAATGCGGCCTCCGATCTCGCGCTTGAAGGCAAAGGCTTTTTCTGCGTGGAAACCCCTTACGGTGAACGGTATACCCGCAACGGGAACTTTACCGTCGGCGTTGAAGGCTATTTGATGACAAAAGAAGGCTATCCCGTCCTTGGGGAAAACGGACGTATTTTTTTACAGGACAAGGAATATAAGGTAAACCAAAACGGAGAGGTCTATGCGCGGCCGATGACCGAACCTGATTCGGATGCAACGCTGACCGACCGGCTCAAAATCGTTACCTTTGAAAATGACCGGTATCTGAAAAAGCGCGGTTCCAGTTTTTATCTTGACACACCCGTGTCGGGGACTGCTATCGCTGCGGAGGGCGGCGACCGTCCCGTTGTAGTACAGGGCTTTGTCGAAGCTTCAAATATTAAGGTAGTCAACGAGATGGTACGCATGATCGAAGTAAACCGTGCGTATGAGGCAAATCAAAAGACAATTCAATCCGAAGATACAATGATGAGTAAACTTTGGAACGAGGTTGCGAAAGTAAAATAG
- the flgG gene encoding flagellar basal-body rod protein FlgG yields MVRSLWTAATGMNSQQANIDTVANNLANVNTSGFKKQRAEFEDLLYQTIRAAGTPATEDTITPVGVEMGHGAKLAATQRNFEQGSLQNTGVSTDVAIAGEGFFRVLQYDGTYAYTRDGSFKIDADRQLVTSNGLRCLPEIIFPENYLPHTIAISQDGRVSVRVGEQDDPVEVGQIELYRFQNPVGLSAQGSNLFRQTPASGQAIAGRPGFNGFGKTEHKFLEMSNVSTVSEMVNMIVAQRAYEFNSKAIQTSDNMLGTAVGLKR; encoded by the coding sequence ATGGTAAGAAGTTTATGGACAGCCGCAACCGGCATGAACAGCCAGCAAGCAAATATCGATACGGTTGCAAACAACCTTGCAAACGTGAATACCAGCGGTTTTAAAAAGCAGCGGGCGGAGTTTGAAGACCTGCTGTATCAGACTATTCGGGCGGCGGGAACCCCTGCAACCGAAGATACGATTACACCTGTCGGCGTTGAGATGGGGCACGGTGCAAAGCTCGCCGCAACGCAGCGGAATTTTGAACAAGGGTCGCTGCAGAACACAGGTGTTTCTACCGATGTGGCTATTGCAGGAGAGGGCTTTTTCCGTGTGCTGCAATATGACGGTACCTATGCCTATACGCGGGACGGTTCCTTTAAAATCGATGCCGACCGGCAGTTGGTAACCTCAAACGGACTCCGCTGTTTGCCGGAAATTATTTTCCCGGAAAACTATCTTCCGCACACAATCGCAATCAGCCAAGACGGCCGGGTGTCGGTGCGGGTAGGGGAGCAGGATGATCCGGTAGAAGTAGGTCAGATTGAGCTGTACCGCTTCCAGAATCCGGTCGGGCTTTCCGCTCAAGGAAGCAATTTGTTCCGGCAAACTCCGGCATCGGGTCAGGCTATCGCAGGGCGCCCCGGCTTTAACGGCTTCGGCAAAACCGAGCATAAATTTTTGGAAATGTCGAACGTCTCTACCGTCAGCGAAATGGTCAACATGATTGTCGCACAGCGTGCCTATGAATTTAACTCAAAAGCCATCCAAACCAGCGACAATATGCTCGGTACCGCAGTCGGCTTAAAGCGGTAG
- a CDS encoding rod-binding protein, whose protein sequence is MISAVQHNSHTAPQHPANKHAAKNTQSFSQLLDSLKTESARFSTAKESAHSNLSTRLPGEYLSSFEIVNPTDADRAAQPKGMGAVSAAQHSGTKATIDKTSELYQQALELESYFVKIMLDSMRSTLGKNSLTGKDSFAGKMYDDMMYEELSRTMTKNAGLGLADQIYLQLNGQA, encoded by the coding sequence ATGATTAGCGCAGTGCAGCACAACAGCCATACCGCACCGCAGCATCCGGCGAACAAACATGCTGCAAAAAACACGCAGAGCTTTTCTCAGTTGCTCGATTCTTTAAAGACCGAATCCGCTCGTTTTTCTACAGCGAAGGAATCCGCTCATTCAAATCTCTCGACGCGGCTGCCGGGTGAGTATTTAAGCTCATTTGAAATCGTTAATCCTACTGATGCAGATCGTGCGGCTCAACCTAAGGGTATGGGCGCCGTTTCTGCGGCACAGCACTCCGGTACAAAGGCTACTATCGATAAAACCTCTGAACTGTATCAGCAAGCCCTTGAGCTTGAATCCTACTTTGTCAAAATCATGCTCGATTCCATGCGGAGTACGCTCGGCAAAAATAGCCTCACCGGAAAAGACAGCTTTGCCGGTAAAATGTACGACGATATGATGTACGAAGAGCTTTCCCGCACGATGACCAAAAATGCAGGGCTCGGTCTTGCCGATCAAATATATTTACAGCTGAACGGGCAAGCGTAA
- a CDS encoding class I SAM-dependent methyltransferase gives MNEQKHTPPLQLGAIQETMLIPVTIKATETQRKNARIKDYTAVKILETLQCDTSKYDKFMSHEGVIARTIMFDREAASFIAAHPDCTVLNLACGLDDRFSRVDNGTIRWFDLDLADSMAVRRQFFSDTDRRKMLTGSVLDTAWVTAVKSSGNYKEPSYVLIIIEGLLMYLTEAEVKETFDIIADFFPEAQIITELMCRATAGFSKHHDTVKHTGAVFRWGIDNGTELEELCPKLKLLKEESFNLEMSKYTFRGWLFGNLPKFKRLNNRLAVFGVKAYSPTPTVSV, from the coding sequence ATGAATGAACAAAAGCATACTCCGCCTCTGCAATTAGGTGCTATACAAGAGACGATGCTGATACCGGTTACGATAAAAGCAACTGAGACTCAGCGGAAAAATGCGAGGATTAAAGATTATACCGCTGTAAAAATTCTTGAGACCTTGCAGTGCGATACTTCAAAATACGACAAATTTATGAGCCATGAGGGAGTTATTGCACGCACGATTATGTTTGACCGGGAAGCTGCCTCTTTTATTGCAGCGCATCCTGATTGTACTGTACTTAATCTTGCGTGCGGACTTGATGACCGATTCTCCCGTGTCGATAACGGAACTATCCGCTGGTTCGATCTTGACCTTGCCGACAGCATGGCGGTACGGCGGCAGTTCTTCTCCGATACCGATCGGAGAAAGATGCTCACCGGATCCGTACTTGATACTGCATGGGTTACCGCGGTAAAGAGTTCCGGTAACTACAAGGAACCCTCTTATGTATTGATCATAATAGAAGGGCTTCTCATGTATCTGACGGAAGCCGAGGTTAAAGAGACCTTTGACATTATTGCAGACTTTTTTCCAGAAGCACAGATTATCACTGAGCTGATGTGTAGAGCCACAGCAGGATTCTCGAAGCACCACGATACCGTTAAACATACCGGTGCGGTATTCCGATGGGGAATCGATAACGGTACTGAGCTTGAAGAGCTGTGCCCAAAGCTGAAGCTGCTTAAAGAAGAAAGCTTTAATCTGGAAATGAGCAAATACACATTCCGCGGCTGGCTATTCGGTAATCTGCCTAAGTTCAAGCGGCTGAATAATAGGCTTGCGGTATTTGGAGTGAAGGCTTACTCTCCTACCCCCACCGTTTCGGTATAG
- a CDS encoding ABC transporter substrate-binding protein, translated as MKKLLITVLFFSIVLGGVYGAGKKDEPAKTAGTAAMSAAEGTHTVVDFKGNSVEVPNKIERIVVLGLLPAPTVLTVFQQGKTDNIVGVSPDSVNGAKYSIFSKYAPDFQNISSAFYTGGKLNLEELIKLKPDVVFYMDASVAAPLRQAGIAAVALAHPSTGWDASPLVTLKSWMDTMAQTLQMESPAQQIIAYGEQVEKEIKARIEKHPLPSPNKILFISKYSDTTIASAGKKSFGQYWANLLGGINLGGKATQGAINMEQIYEWQPDQVFILTFSDKTPDNLYNNTAAPGHDWSGINAVKNRQVFKFPFGMHRWWPPTTDTPLAMWWFAKTARPDLFGDIDMNQKIKEYYKRFYNMTLTDADVEWILHPRAEAKRQYF; from the coding sequence ATGAAAAAACTACTAATAACGGTATTGTTTTTTTCTATTGTGTTGGGCGGTGTCTACGGCGCCGGTAAAAAAGATGAACCGGCAAAGACAGCCGGAACCGCGGCGATGAGTGCTGCAGAAGGAACTCATACGGTTGTGGACTTTAAGGGAAATTCGGTAGAGGTTCCCAATAAGATCGAACGAATCGTTGTATTAGGTCTGCTGCCGGCACCGACGGTTCTAACCGTGTTTCAGCAAGGTAAGACCGACAATATTGTCGGGGTCTCTCCCGATTCCGTCAACGGAGCAAAGTACAGCATATTTTCAAAATATGCCCCGGACTTCCAAAATATTTCCTCTGCGTTTTATACCGGCGGAAAGCTCAACTTGGAAGAGCTGATTAAGCTCAAGCCGGATGTTGTCTTTTATATGGATGCATCGGTTGCCGCACCGCTCCGGCAAGCCGGGATTGCTGCTGTAGCCTTAGCACATCCGAGTACCGGATGGGATGCAAGCCCGCTTGTAACCCTCAAGTCGTGGATGGATACGATGGCTCAAACGCTGCAAATGGAAAGCCCTGCTCAACAGATTATTGCCTACGGCGAACAAGTTGAAAAGGAAATTAAAGCTCGAATTGAAAAACATCCGCTCCCCTCTCCGAATAAGATTTTGTTTATCAGTAAGTATTCGGACACAACCATCGCCTCTGCCGGAAAAAAATCATTCGGGCAATACTGGGCGAACTTGCTGGGCGGAATAAACCTTGGAGGGAAGGCAACTCAGGGAGCTATCAATATGGAACAAATATATGAATGGCAACCGGATCAGGTCTTTATCTTAACCTTTTCCGATAAGACACCGGATAATTTATACAACAACACTGCAGCTCCCGGACATGATTGGAGCGGCATAAATGCGGTCAAAAACCGGCAGGTATTTAAGTTTCCCTTTGGAATGCACCGTTGGTGGCCGCCTACAACCGATACTCCGCTTGCTATGTGGTGGTTTGCAAAAACAGCCCGTCCCGACCTTTTCGGCGATATCGATATGAATCAAAAAATAAAAGAATATTATAAACGATTCTATAATATGACGCTTACCGATGCTGATGTAGAATGGATTTTGCATCCCCGTGCAGAGGCAAAACGGCAGTATTTTTAA
- a CDS encoding ABC transporter ATP-binding protein: MIFAVHNGTFTFKGGAPVLQDVSFSIESGQILSILGPNGVGKTTLLRCMMGMLQWNSGTTTIDGQNIVEIPAQQLWRRIAYVPQAKYLPFAFTVEEMILLGRSVHIGLFGVPGEKDRQYCEEAMEAVGISHLRGKYCNRLSGGELQMVLIARALCSKPEMLVLDEPESNLDFRNQLIILETVHRLAKVDGLCCVFNTHYPAHALRISDKSLILSRSGESIFGQSETVISAEIMEDVFQVHVDILQASYKGIPYSAVTAVSLAKSTYPDTERRGMLFS; this comes from the coding sequence GTGATATTCGCGGTTCACAATGGGACATTTACATTTAAAGGCGGCGCACCGGTTTTACAGGATGTTTCTTTTTCGATAGAGAGCGGGCAGATATTATCCATCCTCGGTCCCAACGGTGTCGGAAAAACAACGTTGCTCCGCTGCATGATGGGGATGCTGCAATGGAATTCCGGCACCACTACGATTGACGGACAGAATATTGTAGAAATTCCTGCACAACAGCTGTGGAGACGTATTGCCTATGTTCCACAGGCAAAATATCTCCCCTTTGCTTTTACCGTAGAGGAGATGATTCTATTGGGACGCAGTGTACACATCGGATTGTTCGGCGTACCGGGAGAAAAGGATAGACAATACTGCGAAGAAGCGATGGAAGCAGTAGGCATTTCCCATTTACGCGGCAAGTATTGTAACCGTTTAAGCGGCGGGGAGCTGCAAATGGTGCTGATCGCCCGGGCGCTATGCAGCAAGCCGGAGATGCTGGTGCTGGATGAGCCTGAATCAAACTTGGATTTCCGCAACCAGCTTATCATTTTGGAAACGGTTCACCGGCTTGCAAAAGTTGACGGCTTATGCTGTGTGTTCAATACGCATTACCCCGCCCATGCCCTGCGTATTTCCGACAAGTCGCTCATTCTCTCCCGCAGCGGAGAAAGCATATTCGGGCAATCGGAGACGGTTATTAGCGCAGAGATAATGGAAGATGTTTTTCAGGTGCACGTTGATATTCTTCAGGCTTCGTATAAAGGGATACCGTACAGCGCTGTAACGGCGGTATCTTTAGCGAAATCAACATACCCCGACACAGAGCGTCGGGGTATGTTGTTCTCATAA
- a CDS encoding FecCD family ABC transporter permease, with product MSTMIKKENRRQYPVLFGCALFLAPLIAMMISLSIGRYSVPASSTIRAIIQFITHNNIALAKDNVEAHIIIGIRLPRILLGLLCGCALASAGAGLQALLSNPLVSPDTLGVASGASFGAALALLADQRLLIVQLSALVFGILALYLTYQAGKIKQQNSIVMLVLAGVVVSALFQAMVSLIKYTADSEEKLPTITYWLLGSLNNATWKGLAVGAPIIVTGTVILILARWKCNILTLSDDEAKSMGIDLRKIRLLIIIASAAVIASSVSMCGQIGWVGLVVPHVCRMLFGSDNRRVIPASASIGAVFMLLLDTVARSATQSEIPLSILTALVGAPFFIILLKRTGGGWK from the coding sequence ATGTCAACAATGATCAAAAAAGAGAACCGACGGCAGTATCCTGTTTTGTTTGGCTGTGCCTTATTTTTAGCACCGCTTATTGCAATGATGATCAGCCTCTCTATCGGACGGTATTCGGTGCCGGCAAGCAGTACTATTCGCGCAATTATACAGTTCATTACACACAATAATATCGCATTGGCAAAAGATAATGTTGAAGCCCACATTATTATCGGCATCAGACTGCCCCGCATCCTGTTAGGGCTGCTCTGCGGCTGTGCATTGGCAAGCGCCGGAGCAGGGTTACAAGCGCTGCTTTCCAATCCGCTTGTGTCCCCCGATACGCTTGGAGTTGCCTCAGGCGCAAGTTTCGGCGCCGCACTGGCACTGCTGGCAGATCAACGCCTGCTGATTGTACAGCTCAGTGCCCTTGTTTTCGGCATTCTTGCCCTATACCTTACCTATCAAGCGGGAAAAATAAAGCAGCAGAACTCCATTGTTATGCTGGTGTTAGCAGGTGTTGTGGTGTCTGCGCTATTCCAGGCAATGGTATCGCTTATTAAATACACGGCAGATTCTGAAGAAAAACTCCCGACAATTACCTATTGGCTGCTTGGGAGTCTGAATAATGCCACATGGAAAGGTTTAGCCGTAGGAGCGCCGATTATTGTAACAGGAACGGTAATCTTAATCCTCGCACGCTGGAAATGTAATATTCTCACCTTATCTGATGATGAAGCAAAGTCTATGGGGATCGATCTCCGAAAAATACGCTTACTGATCATTATCGCATCGGCGGCGGTTATTGCTTCCAGTGTTTCTATGTGCGGACAAATCGGCTGGGTAGGGCTCGTGGTGCCTCATGTATGCCGGATGCTCTTCGGAAGCGATAACCGGCGGGTTATTCCTGCAAGCGCCAGCATCGGTGCTGTGTTCATGCTGCTGTTAGATACAGTCGCCCGCAGTGCAACGCAGTCGGAAATTCCCCTTTCTATTCTGACAGCCCTTGTAGGAGCTCCTTTCTTTATCATACTGCTAAAACGGACGGGAGGCGGCTGGAAGTGA